From Micropterus dolomieu isolate WLL.071019.BEF.003 ecotype Adirondacks linkage group LG21, ASM2129224v1, whole genome shotgun sequence:
TATCTGTTTGCACATTTGGTTTAAATGccaaataattaaaattgtgATTAACAATGATGTCTCATAGAATTTGAACATACGGAGGGACATCTTCAGTCAAATGCTTTTTTGGTaagtcaaaatgaaaatattattatgTAAAAGATATGAATATATAGAATTAACAGGTAAAGCAACtgcttctttgtttttctctttcagctAAATGGAAGCAGTGCAAACCACCTTCGTTTTATCATCTCCTCAGGATATGATCACTTTGTCTCAGTGCATAGAATCAGCGTACAACATTTACATACTTGATTGTTGTGAATTAAAGCCTCTGGGTGTATTTTATATATGGCTTTATGGTATTATTTGATATATATGTAGATTTATTATGCTCACTCTGATTTGATAagtgacgcacacacacagagacattctCTCCCTTGCGGCAGACAGCTGCTACAGAAACTGTTAACCAGAATCTTATAAGCATATTCCATGTATATGTGGGGTTAATTGATTTGGAAAAGCAAATAATTTATGTCTAAACAAAATTAGTTTTATCAGTGAAGTTGCAATTGCAGATGGTTGAAAACTACAGGTGCATTTTAAAATCTGGTCTCAAATTCTGAAATTGGCTTGATTccattttctgtatttgtggTTATTTAATGTTATGGATTCACTTATGGGGCTTTTTATCCCACATTCAGCTGTTCCTGCTAATTCCACAAGCTGATAGTTGGCAAAGCTTTAGAATAAAAGAGTTGGATTGTGATGAATGGTAGAATTACTTACAAAGGaagtttctctctgtgtgagaGATAGAGTTAATTAACTAATTTTGAGCAGTGGGGGCTTAAATTGGCATCCGCGCCCCCTTTAGAAATGGGGAACCATTGGCGATGCAGCTGGGGGGTGGGGGAACCAGATGGTTTCCCAGCCAACCACTGAATCTCTAAAGACCGTGGGCCAATTCACACAAAGTATTCAAGCCACCTCCTGTACTAAtatcctccacacacacacttgcacactaATACTGACTCCTACCTACCCCCATTGCCATTTTAACTTGTCTGTAGCAAAGGGTTCAGCAGTGTGCGAGGACACTTTGGGACTCCCTCCCCAATTACTTTGCTGACTGTGGAGGAGCTTGGGGATTTGCAGAGGCTGTGTATGTTGTAGCCTGGTCTGCATGCAGGGCTCAGAATAAaccaataaaaatatgaaatacatGCCAAAATAACTAGCCCCCTGATATTTTAGAGCAATTAATTGCTTAGGGGTATGGCTGGGATATAGCACATTTGAGTATGAGTGTGTAATAAGTAATGAGGGTGAGGTATAAAGTGATACAGTGTACTCATCTATTATTTACCGGTATggaatatttattataatgttaGAGGTGAGGGTCGGGCCATGAATGAAAGCGCAAACTCACATTTCATAggagtataattttttttttcacaatagTTAAAATTTTTTTGCTGTACATATTTATCCAGAGACCCTTTTTATATGTTGAAGGGTTTGCAAATGCACCTCCCCGTCACTAATGAATTCAGGCTCTTTTGTGCTTGACTGTCAGCCGATCAGCAGAATCACAGCAGGATATGAATGCATTATTATCATGTCACTGCAGGGCAAGGCTAAATTATCACCCAGTGTCTTCAAACGGCGGCCTAACTGCTGTCCAATAACACTGACATCTGCTGGACCAAAACTCTGTAAGTCCAGATTCCATACAAAGAGATGTGTATCATTTCTTCCCCCAAACTGCTACTACACGCCATGGTAACACTTTACAATAAGGGACACAAAATTTTAAGTAGTTACCATGGAACAAATGAGGAACGAATGAGGAACTAACTGCTAAATGCGAAAACTCCTAATCAAATTTCTTCTCAAACTAATAATGATTAGTTAATTAAGATACAAGCGATTAATGAATCAGCAACAGAAACAACGTGATTATTCATGAATGAACGGTGAACGGCACACAACTAGTAAGCGTAACGACTCCTTCATTACTAATTACATAAACATTAGTTACAGTTTTTGTGCACCCcaagtaaagtgacacataaTACTGAGCAGTTACTATGTGATCCTTCATTACTTCATCATTATGTTATGATTGCCTACTCTTTTTGTGACCCCCTAAAGTAAAGTGGTGCATCATACTGGGTGGTTACTGATTCATTACTTCATCATTAATTAAGTTAATCAGCAACGACTCATGATGCAAGTGATCAGTATGATCGATTCACAGACATTGATGAACTAATCATTACCTAAAAATTCATTAATATAAGATCCCAGTCTGTTCTCTAATAAAGCATAATTATCTGCTATATAGTCCGCCATTAGGAATTATTAGGGAATTTCTTCCCTACTATTTGTTCCCCACTTGTTTCTTAATTAACTAGTCATTAACCAATTATTAGATACTCTATAAAATTTGATTATGGTGTTTTCTCATTAACTAATGGTACACTTGCAGTTAGTTCCTCATTAGTTCTTCTTTTGTTCCCTGCTAACTACTCAAAATGTTGTGTCCTTTTATTGTAAAGTGTTACCAATGCCATATTTAAACATCATCATCTTATGAAAAGGATGAATATTGAAAGATAAAACATAATGCTTGTAATTGTCATCATGTGCCATTAAAATAGATCTAAAAATCCATTCTGCTGTTAAAGTACATGTGAAATGGCCGTATACATATTGCATAAAGCAAATGAGAGCATTGCAGAAAGGATACAATCATTCTGTATGTGATGTTTCTTATATGGTTATTTTGAGTAAGAAATCCCCTCACCCACCCAGCTCTGATATTTTCTTTCATGTCAGCCCAGTGACTTCGAATTTCTAGCTATCTCTTCTGTGTGGTCCTCCTTTCATGTTAGTGACGGAGCCATGCGCATTGACAATGGGCCttaatttgatttcatttttgaTTTGGTCCAATCAGCTTAGTTATGACAGGCGCAGAGCTGGAAAGAGCTGCTGCATGGGGAAGAAAACACTATAAAGGCAGAAATTAGATGATTAGACTGCAGAGGAAAACAATCTTCTCATTATTTAAGTCCAAGAAGGATGGAGAATCATAATGAGGGATTGACAAAGAGTGCAGTTGACAGCTTTGAATATATATCAACAGCATTCATATTTATTTCTAAATCCAGCATGTGCTTGTGAAGTTGTGTAATAAATAGTAACAAgtgtttgaaaaaaatgtgttttatgcagTATTGTCTATTGTGGTGTGGTGTTCTTAATCAAAACTATTCAACCATATTACCTTTCAACATGAAGTGCATTAAAGGACAGTTTTTGTAatcattaaacaaaaacataacacagaataatccaataatatgtTTGTTGATGTTTAAATACAGATACATTTGCTCTCATTTGCTGATTGCTGAAATAGATGTAAAAAactcttgttttttcttttttttttttagataaacagcATTTTTGAATACACAAATTAAGTTGGCAAAGGTGTTAAAAAGAGCACTGAtgcaaaaaagacaaacatttgctGCTATTTAAATCATCCATGTTTGCACCCTAGCTTGTTTGTTGATACTAATTTCCAATTCTATCTCAGCATACCGTCTGTTTCACTGAGGCTTTTGTTCCCAGGGTGTGCAAGTTGCTCTTTGTTGGTTTTGTAGATCGAATTCAAAGAAATTTTCACCAGTACCACAGCTTTAGTATCAACTGTCCTTATGCTGCCTCCCTATTCGACCACTTTTCTGTGCAAAGGCCGAGAGTAAGGGCTGTAAAACACTTATCAGTCACTTGAGTTTGAGTGCCCCTAGTTACAGCACCTCACCTTAGCATTCCACTTAGTCTGTCTGGCACCAAATCTCTCCTGACCTGCTGcggtaatgtaatgtaatggtgGGTAGCTGAGTAATCTCAAGCAGCCTCATTACAAAGATTACCACACATTCTTGAGCGTAGTGTGTGCATATATTTCTGCCTGATAGTTGATGTGAGCTCCTGAGTATTGAGTGGGTCGAGTAGTAAACTTTTGCTTCACTATCTACTTTGCCCTTGTGGGAAGTGGAATAGCTCCAAAATAGTAGAGCCAAATGTCCAGGGCTGCTAGGAAGGATTGTTTGTCTCTGAGTGGAACAGTGCCAGCTAACTCTCACAAAGTTAGATGAACAATGTAGGGACAGAGATAGACATTACTGGAAGATCACCCCCTTTTCCCCATAGTGTTTCTcttaaaatatttgctttaattgtaTTATATCCAACCCCCTTtaatgtctgtctctctctctctaaacacacacagaaggtgAATCCAAACATTTGCATTTGCCATTCGTATCTGTCAGAAGTGGTCGACACTGTATTATGTGCATTTCTGTATCAGGAATTAACATATTGGTAGTGTAATAAACTTTCCATGCATCATTCAGGTGTAAGGTTTGCTTGCTCAGACAATCCAGTGACCTAGTCCACTGGTCCAAAGTGTTAATTTCGGCTCAAGTTTAGATGGAGCCATAGAAAATTAAATTAGGTAATTAGATGACTGTGAGATTTCATCAACACAGTCATTCTGAACTACAATGAACCCATTTCAGATGTTTGTGttcataaagaaaaaaaaaatagtttcatGTATCAATATCTGTTCAGTGGAGTGATGTTATTGTATGAGTGGAAACGATATGGTACCTGAATTGACACACGCAATGGCACTGCCTTGCGaaataaatcactgaaatgttttgaaGTTCTTAAGGATGAAAATGCATGACaggataaaattattttaacatgtattttgaAGTGAAAAACAGATATGTAAATAGATATGTGCCttgttttgaaatggtttaaATTTTTTGTGCGCAGTCCCCTTAAGAATGGACAGAGTGGGAGCACACAGTCACGTGGATACACAGGGCAAAGTGGATGATGATAGATGATATATCACTGCCATTTTCCATGCTGGGAGGGACAGATGTTAAGGCATAATCATGCTTATCATGTGTTACCATCAGATATTTACCATGAAACAGATAAATCAGCTATTGTCTGGCCTGCATCCATTAACAACTAATAAATGGAGTTTACACTACAAAATTGTGCATGATTTGAACGATGAGTGATCCTGTTTGACagcatggtaaaaaaaaaaaatatatattgtcaTTTGAACATTCAATAACTTAGTATTTAGTTTTAAACAAATACTAAAAGTAGTCACAAAAAGCTATTTTCAGTTGTATTGTTGCTATACAATTATTGGCTCATgcacattatattaaataaccAAACACTGTGTAAAACACTAATTAGCAGTGAATCTCCCGGTGTTATAATATCATAAATAGCTGGGGTGAAAAAACAATCAGTTCACTTttactgaatgtgtgtgagtgcttcCCATCAAATCTCTGTGGCAATAACATCGTCATATGTTTGTAACCCTGAGCTGTAGTTGATGTCCATGCCCAGCTCTGTCCGGCTCTCCAGTTCAGCGGTCAGCTCCTTCAGGATCTTCTCCAGGTCCTGGTTTTTCTTGTGCATTTGCAAGTAGTTGATCTGTAGCTGCTTCTGGTACTTGATGACCCTGTCTTTCTCCTTGTTCCATGTTTGCCTCTCCCGCTCGAAGCTGCTGGCCAGCCTCTCATGTGCATCCTTCTCCTCCCTAAGTTGCCGCTTCAGTCTTTCCACCTCCCTCTGGAATAATTCTGTGGAgatgtgtccactgttctcctCCCCCTGGCCCTGAGCAGGGGAGTCTGAGCCTTGGATTGGTCTTTCCAAGACCTGAGTCTGGGTATGGGCTTCAAGTTGCAAACTGTGCTGCACCCTCTGCTCTTTTGCCATTGCCAGATCCTGTTTCATTTCCTGAATGTCTGTCTCCAGTTTGCCTACTTTCTCCCTCAGCAAACCAGCCTCATTCTTCTTGCGCTGGAGTTCATTTTGGCACAcctgaatttaaaatgtaaaatattcagACAAAGGCTGTAATTAAGAAGACTTTTATGAGTGATATAACAGGTCTAATGAAGTGTCAAATAAGCTCAGATTATATAAGTCTGCTGGAACATGGACATCACTAACACAGTTGAGTAAGGTCACAGTTGAGTGTAGCACATAATAACAGGTATCCTTCCTAACTAAAAGTGCTTTTATATGATAAGCACTGTGTGGGAATCTTATTCACGTGTCCTTATTTGAAAACCATTATGCAATGAATTGTCAGTGAATCAGTCATCAACAGACTAACCTCAACCTCTATGTTGCGAGAGTGGAGTTTGCCCTCGTGGTCTTTATTCTGTTTCTCGAGCATCTCCATCTTCGCTGTGTTTTCCTTCAGTGAAACCCTGAGGCTTACTATCTCGTTTAGCTTGTGGCTGACGTCCGCCTGGCAGTCTCTCAGTTGCTGCTTCAACAGTGAGATCTCCCCTGTCTTCTGGCACACCTACATTTGGACAGAAACAATAATGAAGGTGAACCAGTCAGAGTGATGTTGGGTGTGATATGGACCACACGCTGGTAGTTCAAGGAACAATGAACCGTTGGATACCCTTTCACTGTTTATGATGttctgttattttcattttgatatatttcccTCCATCCAGCAtcatgtacattttacaactacaatgaacatgtttttttttttgcattttcgaTAAAGAAAGCTCAGAGAAAAtggttgggaaacactgtgttgGGCAGGTAACAAACAGTTGGTTTATCAGAGCTGGTTTGCTAAAAATGACTGGAAACTGGTCTGATGAGAGTGCTGAGACTGAGCAAAAAACAGTAAGGTTgcttacagtaaaaaaaaacaaaaaagagagcTGAAAGTTCCCTCCCAGAGAACTGCAAAGTTGGTGATagttctctgtgggttcatcactttGATCCTTTAACATTACACAGATATTTGTTTAATTGATAAGTTCATTTCACACATCTTGTGAACGAACTCTGTGGCTTGGGACAATATACCTATGGGTGAGGAGGACTACAGTGATAGCAAAGCGGGAAGTTTTAGATTCAAGAAAAAGTACATAATGCTCCCGATTAAAGGCAACATTGTGAACTACTGAGGAAAATGTGAATGGAGAAGTTGGTCTATCTGACTCTTTTATGATGGATTTGTGTTTCTTATTAAACATGATATGGTGGATTTTTCCTTTAGTGATGGAAGAACATTATGTTCCCACACCTCATCAGCAGCCTTCAAGGTTGTACCAGAGTGTGTGCTGCAAGGTTTCAAACCCAACAGATATCACACATGACTCATGACTCACCTCCCATTGAGTTTCCTCGAGTGTCGGAGTGAGCAgcgtgctctctctctcataagATCTCAGTCTGAGCTCAACAAGATCTTTTTCTCGGGTAAGCTTTGAGACATCCTCCTGAAGCCTCTCCTTCTCGGCCTGTGCAagagtttttaaaattttatttcacCTATTCATGCAAGTGTGCAGTGTGTGGAATTTCTATGCATCTACTAAtacttttatttcttaaatgaAATTAAGGTAAAATACTATATCTTAAATGTTTCACTGGAAAGGGAGCAGGGTTGGTGGGATGATGACGAACCAGAAATTGAGACAACAGGAAAAATAAATGGAGGTGGGCTGACCTGGAGCTGGCTGACCTGCAGCTGGAGTGCTTGCTGGGTTTTTGCAGCCATTTCGGACACTTGTCGAAGCTTTGTGGAGCATCGCTGCTTCAGTCCATCCATCTCCTCAGTACAGTACCTTTGTCTCTCCTCAAACAGTTGGCAGGTGTCTGTTTCCTTCTCCTCAAAAGTCACCTATTGCAAGGTGAAGACATCTCAATAAGAATTTGTCATGTTGTACAGTCTAATTACTGATCTTGATTAAGAGCTTTTTTTGTAACGTGACAGCTTAGTACCTGTAGCTCCTGCagttcagtctctctctgcagcagcCTTTGTTCCAAACGTTCAATTAGTGACTCATCTGTAGTAATAGGGGATCGAATCCCACCTGCAGTTTCAGAGAGAGGGCTTGGCTCATCTGCAGAAAGTGGGGAGCCATTAGCCTTAGATGCCAGTCCCCCACTGTTTAAACCAGCCCTGTAGCTACCGTCTAGGTTAGCACTATTCCCATTGACCCATGGAGGGAAATTGGGTTGTGCTCCCTTGCTGAGGCTGTTTGCGGGAGCTGAGCTGCCATCACTTTGAGTGACAGGGCCTGCAGAAGCACTTAGGCTACCGCTGGTGCTGTGGGTGGGCAGGCTAGACATAGAGTTGCGTCCGGAGTCGGAGAGagtccctgaaaggaaaatagatgacattttattttaaggtaATTTGTCTGTCAACCTGAATAATCTAATTTAAGGCCATAGCTATCTCTATAATATAAAGACCTGATAAGGTATCTTGCTTGTGTCTAATGTCTGGACTCTTTGCTTTCTCCAGAGGACAAAGGATGTGGTCCAGGCTGTTGTGGCCTGTCTCTGTGGAGGATGTACTCCTGGGAATCACAGGCTTGAAGGCAGTGGAACGGACCAGTGACTTCTCAGCAGAGGTCTGAAAGAATGAAATGACACACAGTCAGGAGTGCACTTcccaatttttgtttttttatattcagtgGCTCCTCTTAGCTGACAGTATGGCAAAAAGCAAGTCCTCTTGTACTGTCACAGAGAGCACAAGAAGCCAAGGACGGGTCACATTCTGAAACCTGTAAATCATAATAACTGGCTTTAACAGAGAAAAATACTGTCACATGCTGTACAAATGAAAGGGATTGATTTTTCCCCCAAATCATGTCTTTTCATATTAGAAATAAAGTGACTGAAGAGTGCAGAATTGCTTCACTACAAGCTGGCTGTCTTAAAAGCCACACAACAGTAGTTGCAAGTAAAATTCACTGGACTGTCATAGAAGAGAAAACTAATTTCAAAGATGAACTTATACTCCACATGCCCCATCTGTGCTGTCCAAGAACATCACAAATAGTACAATACCTCCCCTCctttctgtcctcctctcctcccctctgtaTCCCACATCTCTCCCCATGTGCTGTCCAAGGGAAGATGAATAGCTCTTCTCTGTGATATTAATAATATGAGCTACTGCTGAAGTGTAAGAGGTAAAGCTTGTGAGCTCAGCATTCCTTCTCACTGACTTCATGACTGGAATGCCTTTTCtagttatttttctctctttctatccCTCAAACTCTCTTTGGCCCctgatctctctctcctttctctcttatTCCCTGCTCTGTCTCTTTTAAAGCTGCTTCCTattcctctcctttctccccCCTCTCGCCCCTGAGGAATAAAGACCTATTGAAAGAGACTAAGTTTGCCTACATATTCTTGGCACAGAAATGACTTCTCTGAGAAGATCAAGGCATTCTTAGGTCATTAATCTGGGAGGGGGTGATTAATAAACTGGGAAGGTTCAATGCAGGTTATGAGGAATGGCTGCTACCAATTAAACTACCTGCTGTGCATGTTTTATCCTCAACTTGGCTGtgaggttttcaaagtctgcTGCTCATGTTATGCAGTATGACTTCTTAAAGGTTTTTAGAATAACTATAGCAACGGCTCCAGTCAAGTAAAAAACAAAGCTATGAAAATGGACATAAAATCAGAATCTCAATTAATATCTAAATCTAATATTCTTAAAGGAATCGtttcacattttgggaaatacacttttaTGCTTTCTTGCctagagttagataagaagattgataccactatCATGTCTACACCCTAAATATCAAGCTACCACACGCAGcccgttagcttagcttagcgtaaAGCCTAGAAACAGGGCTAACTCGAAAAGTGTGCTCAATAGAATGCAGTTCTCCGCCAGGTGTGTCTGGGGATATGTGGGTGGGGATCAGGGAGTGCAATGCAGGCTGTGTGTCCAGCatttatgcatgtatatgtgtaGTATAGTGTAAGTTTTCTTATATGGATGTATGCAAAGTTTTTAATAGTAGATAGATAATAGTAGATAACAAGAGTTTGTATAGTATAGTCAGTTTTCTCTAAGATTCATTGAATAGTGTTAAAATGTTGTAACTGAGCATCCTGGGTTTGCATTACTGTTTAAACTTAATACGGAAACAATAATAGGACAATAAGTCCAAACTTTaggatttatttttaacattttgttatttattcagaaCACATTATTGTAACACAccttacaaaataaaacccctCCCTACCTTCCTCTCCCCTCACACAAAGAAGACCCCCAATTTTCCCTCCCAGCTCCCTTACAGTCAAGATGGCAGCGTAGATAACAAACACAGATTTATTCATATCACATCACTTTGGTGGATCATAACATTATCAGGTATGGAATTAATATGGAGATGCTCAAGTTCAAGATGAGACCAAACTTTTCCATGGATGTCAGTGCACAACAAAACCCAAAATGTGGCCTGCAACAGCCTATGTAAGCCTTGTTTTTAGCCTAGCCAAATGTCAGAAATGGGTTTTGCTATGTTGTTGTGCATATCATAAAA
This genomic window contains:
- the lzts1 gene encoding leucine zipper putative tumor suppressor 1 translates to MGSVSSLVNGNSLNSKHCKASDYRLKKGANYHRKSGGCSLDGLLKCGFTQGSSSNTHPSKGLYHSRSGRSEDFFYIKVSHKPRSMHHRGGSMEDHPSGKNSQQQPKLLFKSGKIIEKTSAEKSLVRSTAFKPVIPRSTSSTETGHNSLDHILCPLEKAKSPDIRHKQDTLSGTLSDSGRNSMSSLPTHSTSGSLSASAGPVTQSDGSSAPANSLSKGAQPNFPPWVNGNSANLDGSYRAGLNSGGLASKANGSPLSADEPSPLSETAGGIRSPITTDESLIERLEQRLLQRETELQELQVTFEEKETDTCQLFEERQRYCTEEMDGLKQRCSTKLRQVSEMAAKTQQALQLQVSQLQAEKERLQEDVSKLTREKDLVELRLRSYERESTLLTPTLEETQWEVCQKTGEISLLKQQLRDCQADVSHKLNEIVSLRVSLKENTAKMEMLEKQNKDHEGKLHSRNIEVEVCQNELQRKKNEAGLLREKVGKLETDIQEMKQDLAMAKEQRVQHSLQLEAHTQTQVLERPIQGSDSPAQGQGEENSGHISTELFQREVERLKRQLREEKDAHERLASSFERERQTWNKEKDRVIKYQKQLQINYLQMHKKNQDLEKILKELTAELESRTELGMDINYSSGLQTYDDVIATEI